The proteins below are encoded in one region of Sulfolobus islandicus Y.N.15.51:
- the nadA gene encoding quinolinate synthase NadA, which yields MTRVEKLLSQIKKLKTEKNAIILGHNYMEYSVQLVSDFTGDSYDLAVKAMKTNAKIIIFAGVYFMAEQASALNPEKKVLSPEPSAGCTLSDALDVKTLQEYKEMYPNAPVVLYINTSIHAKALADYIVTSSTAVKVVKKLNADTILFGPDANLANYVQQKVPNKKIIKVPPNGRCIVHANYTKQLVELARKKYPNALLMAHPEAPLEILESADFVGSTNQMIQFSKENKNEEFIVATEIGMINALKIKNPSKKFYPLVTTEACACARCPYMNMITLEKVKRSLEEEVYEVKVPEDIAERAKIAFENTMKLLE from the coding sequence ATGACTAGAGTTGAAAAGTTATTAAGTCAAATAAAGAAGCTAAAAACTGAAAAGAATGCAATAATTTTAGGACACAACTACATGGAATACTCTGTTCAGTTAGTCTCAGATTTCACTGGAGATTCTTACGACTTGGCAGTTAAGGCAATGAAGACAAACGCTAAGATTATAATATTTGCAGGAGTGTACTTCATGGCGGAACAAGCTTCAGCGTTAAATCCAGAAAAGAAAGTACTTTCACCAGAACCTAGTGCAGGTTGTACTTTATCTGACGCACTTGACGTTAAAACATTACAAGAGTATAAAGAAATGTACCCTAATGCCCCAGTAGTGCTTTACATAAATACCAGCATTCACGCTAAGGCTCTAGCAGATTACATAGTAACGTCTTCAACTGCAGTGAAAGTCGTAAAGAAACTAAACGCAGATACAATACTATTTGGACCAGATGCCAATCTAGCTAATTACGTTCAACAAAAAGTTCCCAATAAGAAGATTATTAAAGTGCCGCCAAATGGTAGATGTATAGTACATGCCAACTATACTAAGCAACTAGTAGAATTGGCAAGGAAAAAGTACCCTAATGCCTTGTTAATGGCTCATCCAGAGGCGCCATTGGAAATTTTAGAAAGCGCAGACTTCGTGGGATCTACCAATCAAATGATACAATTCTCAAAGGAGAATAAAAACGAGGAGTTCATTGTTGCAACAGAGATAGGTATGATAAACGCTCTGAAGATTAAGAATCCCAGTAAGAAATTCTACCCACTCGTAACGACCGAAGCTTGTGCTTGTGCTAGGTGTCCATATATGAATATGATAACTTTGGAAAAGGTAAAGAGGTCATTAGAGGAAGAGGTTTACGAGGTTAAAGTACCAGAGGATATTGCAGAAAGGGCTAAGATAGCATTTGAAAATACTATGAAGTTGTTAGAATGA
- a CDS encoding ABC transporter substrate-binding protein — MSRPDKFSKKEKMRRGLSTTTIIGIVVAIVIIVIGAFAAVTLLSHKPSQVVSTTSPSTSQLATSTSPSQVITITYFDDLSPSEANITQKIIIPQFEATHPNIKINYVDESAGDIVKSVEELVMSGNVGPVIIGEDNLVIGELLNGNYLMNLTPYVNQILQNVSLIPSMQSLVQYEQKVYHGTYFIPLRANIPLVWYNASLFRQIGLTSPPENWSQLLQYAKIIYDKTGLKPIMFQGHGGASTYTELYQWMVQAGGNPFLFNDSGDVLAFEYLYNLSQYFNPDYVHGYWGSYKGLIDGSYYLIDYQWPYIYSVMASEGVNMSNIGFYPGPTGPVNGDHLVGGDVLAIPKGATHINALIEFAKFLLSPQVQREFIIYLSWPAVNQQAYQNLPSNISSLYKAEEEALQNAFFREPVPWITVWGQIADNVFTQIIVNHAPYSQIPQILSQANKEMYQYLLQNYNATVAQEYEEGVFGPLYG, encoded by the coding sequence ATGTCTCGCCCAGATAAATTCTCCAAAAAAGAGAAAATGAGACGTGGTTTATCTACAACCACAATAATAGGAATAGTAGTAGCAATAGTAATAATCGTAATAGGAGCTTTTGCTGCGGTAACTCTACTTAGTCATAAGCCGTCACAAGTAGTATCTACCACTTCTCCGTCTACTTCGCAATTAGCTACGTCAACATCTCCATCACAAGTCATTACTATAACCTATTTCGATGATCTATCGCCATCTGAAGCCAACATAACACAGAAAATAATAATTCCACAATTCGAGGCAACACATCCTAATATTAAAATTAATTATGTTGACGAAAGTGCCGGTGATATAGTAAAAAGTGTTGAAGAGTTAGTAATGAGTGGTAATGTCGGTCCAGTTATAATCGGTGAAGACAACCTAGTTATAGGAGAATTGCTCAATGGTAACTATTTAATGAACCTAACCCCATATGTAAATCAAATCTTACAGAATGTTAGTCTAATTCCATCAATGCAATCATTAGTCCAGTATGAACAAAAAGTATATCATGGTACTTACTTCATTCCTCTAAGAGCTAACATTCCTCTAGTCTGGTATAACGCAAGTCTCTTTAGGCAAATAGGTTTGACTTCTCCACCAGAAAATTGGTCACAATTGCTGCAATACGCAAAGATAATTTATGATAAAACTGGTTTAAAACCAATAATGTTCCAAGGGCATGGTGGAGCAAGTACCTATACTGAGCTTTACCAGTGGATGGTCCAGGCTGGTGGAAATCCATTCTTATTTAATGATTCTGGCGATGTACTTGCATTTGAATATTTGTACAATCTCTCACAATATTTTAACCCAGATTACGTTCACGGATATTGGGGAAGCTATAAGGGATTAATAGATGGTAGTTACTATTTGATCGATTATCAGTGGCCCTATATCTATAGCGTTATGGCAAGTGAAGGAGTTAATATGAGCAACATAGGCTTCTATCCCGGCCCTACTGGTCCTGTTAACGGTGATCACTTAGTAGGTGGTGATGTATTAGCAATACCTAAGGGAGCAACGCACATTAATGCACTAATAGAATTCGCCAAATTCTTACTATCTCCACAAGTTCAAAGAGAATTTATCATATACCTCTCATGGCCAGCAGTAAATCAACAAGCTTATCAAAACCTTCCAAGTAATATAAGTTCACTATACAAGGCTGAAGAAGAAGCCTTACAGAACGCATTCTTTAGAGAACCAGTACCGTGGATAACTGTCTGGGGACAGATAGCAGACAACGTGTTTACTCAAATAATCGTAAATCATGCCCCATATTCGCAGATACCTCAAATATTGAGCCAAGCAAATAAGGAAATGTATCAGTATCTCTTACAAAACTATAATGCAACGGTAGCACAAGAGTATGAGGAAGGGGTGTTTGGGCCACTATATGGGTGA
- a CDS encoding carbohydrate ABC transporter permease, whose amino-acid sequence MKLTHFLLVLPALAYVIGFAFFPTIEAVYLSFQDPHGGFSLYNYEELSYFNLPGAIIDTIVVTIGALAIQLALGFLVASVLAREFFGKRALSTITIIPMGIATVVAAVTFSFVFQTSGGYANTILHSLFGLNVNWYQSSISSLLVVMIADSWKNTPIVALILLAGMSSIPKELYYASAIDGAGPIRRFFYITLPNLRSFIGISLILRGVQEFNIFALPLILIGEHPPLLTTLIYDLYTTTFPEVGLALASATILLGFILVFSGIVIKLSGGR is encoded by the coding sequence GTGAAGTTAACCCATTTTTTATTAGTACTTCCTGCATTGGCATACGTAATTGGTTTTGCCTTTTTTCCCACAATTGAGGCTGTTTATTTAAGTTTTCAAGACCCCCATGGGGGTTTCTCTTTATATAATTACGAAGAACTATCCTATTTTAATTTGCCTGGCGCAATAATTGATACAATAGTAGTTACAATTGGTGCATTAGCAATACAACTAGCTCTAGGTTTTCTAGTTGCATCAGTTCTAGCCAGAGAATTCTTTGGGAAAAGAGCTTTATCTACAATAACAATAATACCAATGGGTATTGCAACAGTTGTCGCAGCAGTAACTTTCAGCTTTGTCTTTCAAACCTCTGGAGGATACGCAAATACAATTCTTCATTCTCTTTTTGGTCTTAACGTAAACTGGTACCAATCTTCCATATCATCATTATTGGTAGTGATGATTGCGGACAGCTGGAAAAACACACCCATTGTAGCCTTAATATTATTGGCTGGAATGTCCTCAATACCAAAGGAGTTATATTACGCGTCTGCAATAGATGGAGCTGGGCCAATTAGGAGATTTTTCTACATAACATTACCAAACCTTAGGAGCTTCATTGGGATATCACTTATTCTAAGGGGAGTGCAAGAATTCAACATATTCGCTTTACCTTTAATACTGATTGGTGAGCATCCCCCTCTCCTCACCACTTTAATATACGACTTATATACTACAACTTTTCCAGAAGTTGGATTAGCATTAGCTTCGGCAACGATACTTCTTGGATTCATCCTAGTATTTTCTGGCATAGTAATCAAACTCTCCGGAGGTAGATAA
- a CDS encoding ABC transporter ATP-binding protein, whose amino-acid sequence MTVELIDIVKKYGKNIVINGITEKIETGEFFVILGPSGEGKSTLLKILAGIEKLDKGKIIADGVDITDKPPEKRNVAMVFQNYALYPNMSVRDNIAFPLKMRGMKKEEIMERVEKTAKLLGISEILDKKVTQISGGQQQRVALARAIVRNPSYFLLDEPLSNLDARVRTIARGELKRIQKELKGTFIYVTHDQKEALSLADRIAVLHKGKFEQVSDPKTLYEYPKTKWVAQFVGEFPMNFLPGELMKEKAQEIGFRPEWVEVGKGNLSCIVESVEASGESRYLICNFKNNNITILSQEFYDVGQEVRFKIIKYRKYNDGQLAQE is encoded by the coding sequence ATGACGGTAGAACTAATAGATATTGTAAAGAAATATGGCAAAAACATTGTAATTAATGGCATAACAGAGAAGATAGAGACTGGAGAGTTCTTTGTAATACTAGGACCAAGTGGAGAAGGAAAATCAACATTATTGAAAATCTTGGCAGGAATTGAAAAACTAGATAAGGGGAAAATTATAGCAGATGGAGTAGACATTACAGACAAACCCCCAGAGAAGAGAAATGTTGCTATGGTATTTCAAAACTATGCACTTTACCCAAACATGTCAGTGAGAGATAATATAGCATTCCCACTCAAGATGAGGGGAATGAAAAAAGAGGAAATAATGGAAAGAGTGGAAAAAACTGCAAAGCTTTTAGGTATATCAGAAATATTAGATAAAAAAGTAACACAAATCAGTGGAGGGCAGCAACAAAGGGTCGCACTGGCTAGGGCAATTGTAAGAAATCCAAGCTATTTCTTGTTGGATGAACCATTAAGTAATCTAGATGCTAGAGTAAGGACAATAGCTAGAGGAGAGCTGAAGAGAATACAAAAGGAATTGAAAGGTACGTTCATTTATGTAACCCACGATCAAAAGGAAGCCTTAAGTCTAGCAGATAGGATTGCTGTACTTCATAAAGGCAAATTCGAACAAGTCAGTGATCCAAAAACACTATATGAATATCCAAAAACAAAATGGGTAGCACAATTCGTAGGTGAATTCCCAATGAATTTTCTACCTGGTGAGCTAATGAAAGAAAAGGCGCAAGAAATAGGGTTTAGGCCAGAATGGGTAGAAGTAGGAAAAGGCAATTTATCTTGTATAGTAGAATCAGTAGAAGCTTCAGGGGAGTCAAGATACTTAATATGCAATTTCAAAAATAATAATATAACTATCCTTTCTCAAGAATTTTATGATGTAGGTCAAGAAGTTAGGTTTAAAATAATTAAATATAGAAAAT
- a CDS encoding carbohydrate ABC transporter permease, which yields MRWWTYLGAIVVGIYFLFPLYILVLLAFNFPKYTVLAKFPSLLPVSLTLNNLITALQGTAFIDPFIKSLETATLVGIITIALAIPAGYGLSRLPRAIAYSIIILLLVTNMMPAIVIGIPIAVDFLKLHLFESVIGLALAQTLITLPLATFILQGTFSSIPIDLEHQARVDGANLFNRLFSVLLPLAAPGIAAAFLISWMFSWDEFTYAILLIPYHSTLPVTIYQDVTRGNLLAGIAFSLIFTIPVIILTFALQKYLRGEYLAGGIKG from the coding sequence ATGAGATGGTGGACATATTTAGGTGCAATAGTAGTAGGAATTTACTTCCTATTTCCACTTTACATTTTAGTATTACTCGCATTCAATTTTCCAAAATATACCGTCTTAGCCAAATTTCCCTCACTATTACCAGTGTCACTAACACTAAATAACCTAATAACAGCATTACAAGGCACAGCGTTTATTGATCCATTCATAAAAAGTCTGGAGACAGCGACATTAGTGGGAATCATTACCATAGCATTGGCTATTCCAGCGGGATATGGTTTAAGTAGATTACCAAGAGCCATAGCATATTCCATAATTATCCTTCTATTAGTTACCAATATGATGCCAGCAATAGTAATAGGTATTCCAATAGCAGTAGATTTTCTTAAACTTCACCTTTTTGAATCCGTAATAGGTCTAGCCTTAGCACAAACACTAATAACACTACCATTAGCTACGTTCATCTTACAAGGCACGTTCTCATCAATACCCATTGACCTCGAACATCAAGCTAGAGTTGATGGTGCAAACTTATTTAATAGGTTATTTTCAGTACTCTTACCACTAGCAGCACCTGGTATAGCAGCAGCATTCCTAATATCATGGATGTTCTCATGGGATGAGTTTACTTATGCAATCCTATTAATTCCCTATCACTCCACACTTCCAGTAACAATATATCAAGACGTTACCAGGGGAAACTTATTGGCAGGAATAGCATTTTCACTAATATTCACAATTCCCGTAATAATTTTAACTTTTGCATTACAAAAATATCTAAGAGGAGAATATTTAGCAGGAGGGATAAAAGGATGA